The following proteins come from a genomic window of Maribacter sp. HTCC2170:
- a CDS encoding PKD domain-containing protein, whose protein sequence is MKRLFIRYSRVYLSAVLWATLLFTNLHAQVNFSQSELDFNGNGSVGNGVTSLMYGPDGRLYVAEYPGTIKILTINRVDATNYQVIAAEDLNSVISLANHDDDGTPCSGSIPDCAKRETTGLTVAGTASNPIIYVTSSDFRIGSGLGGGNGDVDLDTNSGILTRISWNGSSWDVVDLVRGLPRSEENHATNGLELVTVNGIEYLIVASGGNTNGGGPSTNFVYTCEYALSGALISVDLTALNALPILNDNGRDYIYDIPTLDDPTRANVNGIIDPDSPGYNGIDINDPFGGNDGLNQAMVVPGSPIQIFSPGYRNAYDLVITESGAVYATDNGANQGWGGFPVNEGGGTVTNAYDSTEPGSSSPAADGEYINNEDHLQLITTDIQTYSFGSLYGGHPNPIRANPNGAGLFTAPASNGTTGAVFRTLIYDPDGSQGPGYTTDPNIALPANWPPVSTANPVEGDFRGPGLANPEGPVDNEVTIWGTNTNGIDEYTASNFGNAMQGDLIAGVNSGVLRRAELNPDGSLETLTDTFASGLGGNALGITCNSDTDPFPGSIWAGTLNGKIIVLEPSDLINCINPGEPGYDANADYDSDGYTNQDEEDNGTDPCNGGSQPADFDKSAGGTLISDLNDTDDDDDGILDQDDPFQLGNPNSSGSDAFAVPIQNGLFNDQQGLGGIFGLGLTGLMNNGDANPNWMDWLDDIGQGPNPDDVLGGAPGLMTSHMTSGTANGSSNTQEKGYQYGVEVDNSTGSFTVSGNLLNFSDPNQLYGNSAAIGGELGLFIGDGTQSNFIKFVLTTAGLTALQEIGDVPQTPINVPIAIPNRPQNSVVFYFIVDPSTGIVELEYSLDLGVRTSMGATLTAQGSILDAIQQSNQDLAVGFIGTSNTTAVELEGTWDFLNVIGSTPTVSQNIPDIYRLINTADEDIELDNFFDDDYGTTNLTYTIESNTNNAVGAVINGSILTLSYPGTPNVTTITIRATDNDLNFVEQSFLVTVTDTPVALYRINTGGPQIAAIDSGIDWEEDTPGNNSQYLVTPGGNQAFSFGMNGYTSEVNQSTTPISVFDTERADNIPGVPNMSYSFPVASQGNYEVRLYLGNGWSGTSSADQRIFDVEIEGVVYPLLNDIDLSGTYGHQIGTAISHIMQVADGSIDISFVHGLLENPIVNAIEILHAPDTETPIYVNNIDDQTSFTGAAISSLGVEVTGGDGNLNYSATGLPNGISIEPTNGHISGTIDVNADANSPYNVNVTVDDSDGLTSDAVTISFNWIVNAASAFRINVSGDELETVDNDPKWQFNNVDGSYVSSIYSVNTGVSLDSGLEYSNRDNSIPAYINEATFNGIFERERYDASALPEMIYTLPLDNGDYMVNIYLGNSYEPANQIGDRVFDILIEDNIVKDDLDVIDEFGHLVAGMLSFPVTLTDGNMNIEFAHGVAENPILNAIEVFEVDSANPTLILDSVTAQTSDINEAVSVPLSASGGDPVESMLYYISGQPQGLTINETSGLIAGTIDQSSSSGGPLGDGVHEVVVTVKKPRSAPDSKVFTWSVASSWIDKDEDETYTARHENSFVQAGNQFYLMGGRENAKTIDIYDYTSDTWTSLVDSAPFEFNHFQAVEYQGFIWVIGAFKDNNYPIEAPAENVWAFNPANEEWIEGPQIPISRRRGSAGLVVYNDKFYIIAGNNDGHDGGYLALFDEYDPATGVWTALDDAPRARDHFAAVVIGDKLYVSGGRLSGGPGGTFGPTIPEVDVYDFSGSSWSTLPSGQNIPTPRGGASAVSFNDKLIVIGGETEVAGPSLTTTEEYNPNTQTWQTLAGLNNPRHGTQAIVSGQGIFILGGSPAQGGGNQKNMEYFGVDSPIGTPSVESVINALGGVLIADGSSEDIDLNIEAGNVGVIVTSMVLSGPNAADFNILSGELSNQLLKPNSTHTITVELTGSGADRNAILTVNYGNNGSLDIALSNSNIAPLITNPGTQNNNEGDSVTLPIIASDASINLTYMATGLPPTLTIDNNTGVISGTVSAGGGSEFLENNGLVIIEMESLTYDTNWTEESIESGFTGSGYLNNHTDSFLTPGTGTITAEINISAPGTYRVQWHNKIGIIAPSSPTTEHNDAWLRFPDASEFYGGYTSTTGLIYPVGSGQSPVGNGPGADNWFKVYTNTIAWNWSSLTSDNDAHNVYVTFDTAGVYTMEISSRSNGHFIDRVALHNVDQNYTQAQLLAAPESSTGGGGGASENSPYTVEVTVTDDMAPALSSSEQFIWNIGQIGDIAPTAVASATPLTGPTPLEVTFTGSNSTDDIAVTGYLWDFKDGSPTVSIADPMHTFTTAGIYDVELTVSDGAGLTNSTTVQINVSVGNEAPIAVASATPFTGSAPLEVNFTGSNSTDDVAVTGYLWDFKDGSPTVTLSDPEHTFTTEGIYDVELTVSDGAGLTNTTTVQINVSVGNEAPIAVASATPLSGDAPLEVSFTGSNSTDDVAVTGYSWDFKDGSPIVTLTDPTHTFNTEGEYVVELTVEDVDGLTNMTTITITVSLSQNEAPVAVATASPTAGTVDLAVIFNGSGSTDDQGIVGYLWDFKDGFTSDQENPTHLFETTGVFDVDFTVTDAQGLSDTDTVTITVNEINGNMPPVAAVSATPENGNIPLEVTFTGDDSTDDLAVVSYLWDFADGITSNEANPIHIFDKAGTYNVTLTVTDGEGLTDVETISIIVVSENVDTTGRVYPNPASDVAKIPISYLPTDKVVINLSLYDSTGRHLQSFTPSEIFTNEEYEIPVHILRNGIYHIRIEFSNADPIILGLIVKK, encoded by the coding sequence ATGAAAAGATTATTTATCAGATACTCAAGAGTGTATTTGTCTGCCGTATTGTGGGCAACATTATTATTTACAAACTTACATGCGCAGGTTAATTTTTCCCAGAGTGAACTGGATTTTAATGGTAATGGGTCTGTCGGTAATGGGGTAACATCTTTGATGTATGGACCTGATGGTCGATTATATGTTGCCGAATATCCAGGAACGATTAAGATCCTAACTATAAATAGGGTCGATGCCACTAATTATCAGGTAATTGCCGCTGAGGATTTAAATAGTGTTATATCTCTGGCCAACCATGATGATGACGGAACTCCCTGTAGTGGTAGTATTCCAGATTGTGCCAAAAGAGAGACTACAGGATTAACGGTTGCTGGTACAGCATCCAATCCTATAATTTATGTTACTTCCAGTGATTTTAGAATTGGATCAGGTTTAGGAGGAGGAAATGGTGATGTTGATCTAGATACTAATTCTGGAATTCTGACGAGGATTAGTTGGAATGGAAGCTCTTGGGATGTTGTTGATTTGGTACGTGGCCTTCCACGCTCTGAAGAGAACCATGCTACCAATGGATTGGAGTTGGTTACGGTGAACGGAATAGAGTATCTTATTGTAGCATCGGGTGGCAATACTAATGGTGGTGGGCCTTCAACCAATTTTGTTTACACCTGTGAATATGCCCTTTCAGGCGCTTTGATTTCAGTTGATTTGACGGCATTAAATGCCTTACCCATATTAAACGACAATGGCCGGGATTATATATATGACATCCCCACTTTGGATGACCCAACTAGAGCCAATGTTAACGGTATAATTGATCCAGACTCACCTGGATATAATGGAATTGATATCAATGACCCTTTTGGAGGGAATGATGGGTTAAATCAAGCTATGGTTGTGCCAGGAAGCCCAATTCAGATATTTTCACCAGGCTATCGCAATGCTTATGATTTGGTTATTACTGAAAGTGGGGCGGTATATGCTACTGACAATGGGGCTAATCAAGGTTGGGGAGGTTTTCCAGTAAATGAGGGAGGAGGCACCGTTACCAATGCCTACGATTCTACTGAACCAGGAAGTAGCTCACCCGCTGCCGATGGCGAATATATAAACAATGAGGATCATCTACAATTAATCACCACGGACATTCAGACCTATTCTTTCGGAAGCCTTTACGGAGGTCATCCAAATCCTATTAGGGCAAATCCCAATGGTGCAGGATTATTTACAGCACCCGCTTCGAATGGTACTACTGGTGCCGTCTTCAGGACCTTGATATATGACCCTGACGGTTCACAAGGTCCCGGGTACACTACTGATCCAAATATAGCTCTTCCGGCAAATTGGCCTCCGGTATCAACCGCTAATCCTGTAGAGGGTGATTTTAGAGGTCCTGGTTTAGCTAATCCTGAAGGACCTGTCGATAACGAAGTTACTATTTGGGGTACAAATACAAATGGAATTGATGAATATACGGCATCCAATTTTGGAAATGCCATGCAAGGTGATCTAATTGCAGGTGTTAACAGTGGTGTTCTTAGAAGGGCGGAATTAAATCCAGATGGTAGTTTAGAAACCTTAACTGACACTTTCGCTTCAGGATTAGGGGGTAATGCCCTGGGAATTACCTGTAATAGTGACACCGATCCATTTCCAGGAAGTATTTGGGCCGGAACATTGAACGGTAAAATTATCGTTCTAGAACCTAGTGATTTGATTAATTGTATAAATCCAGGTGAGCCAGGATACGACGCGAATGCTGATTATGATAGTGATGGTTATACGAATCAAGATGAAGAGGATAATGGTACGGACCCATGTAATGGTGGATCACAACCCGCAGATTTTGATAAGTCGGCAGGGGGAACATTAATTTCGGATCTAAATGATACCGATGATGATGATGATGGAATTTTGGATCAAGACGATCCTTTTCAATTAGGTAACCCAAATAGTTCAGGTAGTGATGCTTTTGCAGTACCAATTCAGAATGGGCTATTTAACGATCAGCAGGGATTAGGTGGTATTTTTGGATTAGGCTTGACCGGTCTTATGAACAATGGGGATGCGAATCCAAATTGGATGGACTGGTTAGATGATATTGGCCAAGGTCCAAATCCTGATGATGTGTTGGGTGGTGCACCGGGTTTAATGACTTCTCACATGACCTCTGGGACCGCTAATGGTTCCTCTAACACCCAAGAAAAGGGATATCAATATGGTGTTGAAGTTGATAATTCAACAGGAAGTTTTACGGTTTCCGGAAATCTATTGAATTTTTCAGACCCCAATCAACTCTATGGTAATAGTGCTGCGATAGGTGGGGAGCTAGGGTTATTTATTGGTGATGGAACACAAAGTAATTTTATAAAATTTGTTCTAACAACCGCAGGGTTAACAGCTCTTCAGGAAATCGGGGATGTGCCTCAGACTCCTATTAATGTACCTATTGCTATTCCAAATAGACCACAGAATTCAGTAGTATTTTATTTCATTGTTGATCCATCAACGGGCATTGTTGAACTTGAGTATTCCTTAGATTTAGGGGTAAGAACTTCAATGGGTGCAACATTAACAGCACAAGGTAGCATTCTTGATGCCATTCAGCAATCCAACCAGGATTTGGCCGTCGGTTTTATTGGAACATCAAATACTACAGCGGTTGAGCTTGAGGGTACTTGGGATTTCTTAAATGTAATTGGAAGTACTCCGACAGTTTCTCAAAATATTCCGGATATCTATAGATTGATTAATACGGCAGACGAAGATATAGAGTTAGATAATTTTTTTGACGATGATTATGGCACGACAAATTTAACATATACTATAGAGTCTAATACTAATAATGCTGTCGGGGCGGTAATAAATGGAAGTATATTGACATTATCTTACCCTGGAACACCTAATGTAACAACTATTACAATTAGAGCGACCGACAATGATTTGAATTTTGTTGAACAGTCATTTTTAGTAACGGTTACCGATACTCCTGTTGCACTATATCGTATAAATACCGGGGGCCCACAAATTGCTGCTATAGATAGTGGTATTGATTGGGAAGAAGATACGCCAGGTAATAACTCGCAGTATCTGGTGACACCTGGGGGGAATCAAGCTTTTTCTTTCGGTATGAATGGGTATACTTCAGAAGTAAATCAGAGTACAACCCCAATATCAGTTTTTGATACTGAGAGAGCAGATAATATTCCTGGGGTTCCGAATATGTCTTATAGTTTTCCTGTAGCCTCACAAGGTAATTATGAGGTTCGCTTATATTTAGGTAATGGGTGGAGCGGTACGTCTAGTGCCGATCAGCGAATCTTTGATGTGGAAATTGAAGGGGTTGTTTATCCATTGTTGAACGATATAGATTTGTCAGGGACATACGGGCATCAAATAGGAACAGCGATAAGTCATATAATGCAAGTGGCAGATGGGTCTATAGATATATCCTTTGTTCACGGATTACTGGAAAATCCAATAGTTAATGCAATAGAAATTCTTCATGCTCCTGATACGGAAACCCCTATATATGTTAATAATATAGATGATCAAACCAGTTTTACGGGGGCTGCGATAAGTTCACTTGGTGTAGAAGTGACTGGTGGTGATGGAAATCTTAATTATAGTGCTACAGGGTTACCTAATGGTATATCAATTGAGCCAACAAATGGACATATTAGTGGAACAATAGATGTGAACGCTGACGCAAATAGCCCTTATAATGTAAACGTTACAGTTGATGATAGTGATGGGCTTACAAGTGATGCCGTGACCATTAGTTTTAATTGGATTGTTAATGCTGCATCGGCTTTCAGAATCAATGTCAGTGGTGATGAATTAGAAACTGTTGACAATGATCCAAAATGGCAATTTAATAATGTGGATGGTTCTTATGTGTCCTCCATATATTCTGTTAATACTGGTGTGTCACTTGATTCTGGCTTAGAATACTCAAATAGGGATAATTCAATTCCGGCATATATTAATGAAGCAACCTTTAATGGGATTTTCGAACGTGAGCGATATGATGCTTCCGCTCTCCCTGAGATGATATATACACTTCCACTCGATAATGGGGACTATATGGTCAATATTTATTTGGGGAACAGTTATGAGCCAGCAAATCAGATAGGAGATAGGGTTTTTGATATTTTGATCGAGGACAATATTGTCAAAGATGATTTAGATGTTATAGATGAATTCGGGCATTTAGTAGCGGGAATGTTATCTTTTCCTGTAACCTTGACTGATGGCAATATGAATATTGAATTTGCCCATGGTGTTGCAGAAAATCCCATATTGAATGCAATAGAGGTTTTTGAGGTTGATAGTGCTAATCCTACACTTATTTTAGATTCAGTAACAGCTCAAACAAGTGATATTAATGAAGCTGTTAGTGTACCACTAAGTGCCTCTGGGGGAGATCCTGTGGAGAGTATGTTGTATTATATCTCAGGACAGCCCCAAGGCTTAACCATTAATGAAACAAGTGGGTTGATTGCAGGTACAATAGATCAGTCTTCATCTTCTGGTGGTCCTTTGGGAGATGGGGTTCATGAAGTGGTTGTAACGGTGAAAAAACCAAGATCCGCTCCGGACAGTAAGGTGTTTACATGGTCTGTTGCTTCTTCATGGATAGATAAAGACGAGGATGAAACTTATACGGCTAGGCATGAGAATTCCTTTGTACAAGCTGGAAACCAGTTTTATTTAATGGGCGGTCGTGAAAATGCCAAGACAATTGACATTTATGATTATACTTCTGATACCTGGACTTCTCTAGTTGATTCAGCTCCTTTCGAATTCAATCATTTTCAGGCAGTGGAATATCAAGGCTTTATTTGGGTAATTGGGGCGTTTAAAGACAATAATTACCCTATTGAAGCACCTGCAGAAAACGTTTGGGCTTTTAATCCGGCAAATGAGGAATGGATTGAAGGACCACAAATTCCTATTTCGAGACGAAGAGGGTCAGCGGGATTGGTAGTTTATAATGATAAGTTCTATATTATTGCGGGAAATAATGATGGACATGATGGCGGGTATTTAGCTTTATTTGATGAATATGATCCTGCTACTGGCGTTTGGACAGCTTTAGATGATGCCCCAAGGGCCAGAGACCATTTTGCGGCGGTAGTTATAGGTGATAAATTGTATGTTTCTGGTGGTCGTTTATCTGGTGGACCTGGAGGAACATTTGGACCTACCATTCCCGAAGTGGATGTATATGATTTTTCAGGAAGTTCATGGAGTACACTTCCATCTGGACAGAATATTCCAACTCCGAGAGGTGGTGCATCGGCTGTAAGTTTTAATGATAAGTTGATTGTAATAGGAGGTGAAACCGAAGTGGCCGGACCATCCTTGACAACTACTGAAGAATATAACCCAAATACTCAAACTTGGCAAACACTGGCAGGATTGAATAATCCGCGGCATGGTACGCAGGCTATTGTATCTGGTCAAGGAATCTTTATTCTGGGTGGGTCGCCTGCTCAAGGAGGTGGCAATCAAAAGAATATGGAATATTTTGGGGTTGATTCCCCCATAGGAACACCAAGTGTAGAAAGTGTAATAAATGCACTGGGAGGCGTTCTAATTGCTGATGGATCCTCTGAGGATATTGATTTGAACATAGAAGCAGGGAACGTTGGGGTAATTGTCACATCAATGGTGCTTTCCGGTCCTAATGCGGCAGATTTCAATATTTTATCTGGTGAGTTATCCAACCAATTACTAAAACCTAACTCTACACATACAATTACTGTAGAACTAACAGGGAGTGGTGCTGATAGAAATGCAATTCTTACGGTTAATTATGGTAACAATGGTTCGCTGGATATTGCTTTATCCAATTCAAATATAGCGCCTTTAATTACAAATCCAGGAACACAAAATAATAATGAAGGTGATAGTGTTACACTACCAATAATTGCCTCAGATGCAAGTATTAACCTTACCTATATGGCTACAGGACTTCCTCCTACATTAACAATTGATAATAATACTGGTGTAATTTCAGGTACTGTAAGTGCTGGTGGTGGTTCAGAATTTCTAGAAAATAATGGACTGGTTATTATTGAAATGGAAAGCCTAACATATGATACCAATTGGACTGAAGAGAGTATTGAAAGTGGTTTTACTGGAAGTGGATATCTGAATAATCATACGGATAGTTTCCTTACCCCAGGTACTGGAACAATAACAGCTGAAATAAATATTTCTGCACCTGGGACATATCGGGTACAATGGCATAATAAAATAGGAATCATTGCACCTTCTAGTCCAACTACAGAGCATAATGATGCTTGGTTAAGGTTTCCCGATGCCAGCGAGTTTTATGGAGGATATACGTCTACAACAGGTTTGATTTACCCTGTGGGGAGTGGTCAATCTCCAGTAGGTAATGGACCCGGTGCAGACAACTGGTTTAAGGTCTATACAAACACGATTGCTTGGAATTGGTCATCTTTGACTAGTGACAACGACGCGCATAACGTTTACGTTACGTTCGATACCGCTGGGGTTTATACAATGGAAATATCTTCAAGATCAAATGGTCATTTTATTGACAGGGTTGCATTACACAATGTAGATCAAAACTATACGCAAGCACAGCTGCTTGCTGCTCCTGAATCTTCGACTGGAGGTGGGGGTGGGGCTTCTGAAAATAGCCCTTACACAGTTGAAGTCACAGTTACAGATGATATGGCTCCGGCCTTGTCATCTTCTGAGCAATTTATTTGGAATATAGGGCAGATAGGTGATATCGCCCCAACTGCTGTAGCTAGTGCTACTCCATTGACCGGTCCTACACCTTTGGAGGTTACCTTTACCGGTAGTAATTCCACAGATGATATTGCGGTAACGGGCTATTTATGGGATTTTAAAGATGGTTCACCCACTGTATCAATTGCTGATCCAATGCATACTTTTACAACAGCCGGAATTTATGATGTTGAATTAACTGTTTCAGACGGAGCTGGACTCACAAACTCAACTACTGTTCAAATTAATGTAAGTGTAGGTAATGAGGCACCTATTGCCGTTGCAAGTGCAACTCCATTTACTGGTTCAGCACCGCTTGAAGTTAACTTTACTGGCAGTAATTCTACAGATGATGTTGCGGTTACTGGTTATTTATGGGATTTCAAAGATGGATCCCCTACTGTGACACTTTCCGACCCAGAACATACGTTTACAACTGAAGGAATCTATGATGTTGAATTAACTGTTTCAGATGGAGCCGGGCTCACGAACACAACTACTGTTCAAATTAATGTAAGTGTTGGCAATGAGGCTCCTATCGCCGTTGCTAGTGCTACACCATTAAGTGGAGATGCTCCCTTAGAAGTTAGTTTTACAGGTAGTAATTCTACAGATGATGTTGCCGTTACTGGTTATTCATGGGATTTTAAAGATGGATCCCCTATTGTAACACTCACAGATCCTACACATACTTTTAATACTGAAGGAGAGTATGTTGTAGAACTTACCGTAGAAGATGTAGATGGTCTTACAAATATGACAACAATAACAATTACAGTTAGTCTAAGTCAAAATGAAGCTCCAGTTGCCGTAGCAACTGCAAGCCCTACAGCAGGGACAGTCGATTTAGCAGTAATTTTTAACGGTTCAGGATCTACAGATGACCAGGGCATAGTAGGCTATTTGTGGGACTTCAAAGATGGATTTACTTCTGATCAGGAAAACCCGACTCATTTATTTGAGACAACAGGCGTTTTTGATGTAGATTTTACTGTCACAGATGCCCAAGGATTATCCGATACAGACACAGTGACTATAACTGTCAACGAAATAAATGGCAATATGCCGCCGGTTGCAGCAGTTTCTGCAACTCCTGAAAATGGTAATATACCATTAGAAGTAACTTTTACTGGTGATGATTCAACCGATGATCTTGCCGTAGTAAGTTATCTTTGGGATTTTGCAGATGGTATTACCTCAAACGAAGCAAATCCAATTCATATCTTCGATAAAGCCGGCACATATAACGTTACATTAACAGTTACTGATGGGGAAGGATTAACGGATGTTGAAACAATAAGTATTATTGTGGTTTCTGAAAATGTAGATACAACAGGTAGAGTCTATCCAAATCCTGCTAGTGATGTGGCAAAAATTCCAATTAGTTATCTACCAACTGACAAAGTTGTAATAAACCTTTCACTATATGATTCAACAGGTAGGCATTTACAATCATTTACTCCTTCAGAAATATTTACAAATGAGGAATATGAAATTCCAGTACATATTCTAAGGAATGGAATCTATCACATTAGAATTGAATTTAGTAATGCTGACCCAATAATACTTGGTTTGATTGTTAAAAAGTAA
- a CDS encoding tyrosine-protein phosphatase produces MFSFFTKKEFLVDHLEGFVDIHNHILPGIDDGAKTVEESIALIQEFAGFGVTKFIATPHIMHNYYPNNPETINSSLVILKNELLKNGMKEISLQASAEHMIDDNFEIILEEGKVMPIGQFHLLVEMSYLQPSLNFKEAIEKVVSNNYFAILAHPERYGFMHKQFKQYASYKKRGIHFQLNILSLGDFYGKEIPKITHRLLDDHMIDFIASDVHNMHQLNALKELTISNKALKHLIPIINNTIETFY; encoded by the coding sequence ATGTTCAGTTTTTTTACAAAAAAAGAATTTTTAGTTGACCATTTAGAGGGGTTTGTTGATATACATAATCATATCTTACCCGGAATCGATGATGGGGCAAAAACAGTTGAGGAATCAATTGCATTAATACAGGAATTTGCTGGCTTTGGTGTGACAAAATTTATTGCCACACCCCATATAATGCACAATTATTATCCAAATAATCCTGAAACCATTAATTCATCCCTTGTTATTCTAAAAAATGAGCTTTTAAAAAATGGAATGAAAGAAATATCACTCCAAGCTTCTGCAGAGCATATGATCGATGATAATTTTGAAATTATTCTAGAGGAAGGGAAAGTAATGCCAATTGGCCAGTTCCACCTTCTGGTGGAGATGTCATATTTGCAACCTTCTTTAAATTTTAAGGAAGCAATAGAAAAAGTGGTGTCTAATAATTATTTTGCTATACTGGCACATCCTGAACGATATGGTTTTATGCATAAACAGTTCAAGCAATACGCATCTTATAAAAAGCGAGGAATACATTTTCAGTTGAATATTTTATCCCTAGGAGATTTTTATGGCAAGGAAATTCCAAAAATTACCCATAGATTATTAGATGATCATATGATTGACTTTATTGCGTCTGATGTTCACAATATGCATCAATTAAATGCACTCAAAGAACTGACAATTTCCAATAAGGCATTAAAACATTTAATCCCTATCATCAATAATACAATTGAAACATTTTATTGA